From the genome of Brevibacterium sp. JSBI002, one region includes:
- a CDS encoding Fur family transcriptional regulator, protein MNKTKHEHDEDAAAALRQTSLRVTKQRVAVLDAVRDHPHTDTETVIRSVRESLPAVSHQAVYDSLHTLTEVGLLRCIKPSGSVARYERRIGDNHHHLVCRSCSLIVDVDCTIGQAPCLTPSHDAGFVIDQAEVTFWGLCPDCAAAGAQLTGDDQFSAV, encoded by the coding sequence GTGAACAAGACGAAGCATGAACACGACGAAGACGCTGCCGCGGCTCTGCGGCAGACGTCGCTGCGTGTGACGAAACAGCGGGTCGCAGTCCTCGATGCGGTGCGGGATCACCCGCATACGGATACCGAAACCGTGATCCGCTCGGTGCGGGAATCGCTGCCGGCGGTCTCCCACCAGGCTGTCTATGACTCGCTCCACACTCTCACCGAGGTAGGGCTGCTGCGCTGCATCAAGCCTTCAGGCTCTGTGGCTCGGTACGAACGCCGCATCGGGGACAATCACCATCACCTGGTGTGCCGGTCATGCAGTCTCATCGTCGATGTCGACTGCACGATCGGTCAGGCTCCGTGCCTGACGCCGTCCCACGATGCCGGCTTCGTCATCGATCAGGCCGAAGTGACATTCTGGGGCCTGTGCCCCGACTGCGCGGCCGCCGGTGCTCAGCTGACCGGCGACGATCAGTTCTCGGCCGTGTGA
- the rpsL gene encoding 30S ribosomal protein S12 gives MPTIQQLVRKGRHVNTAGSDAPALKGSPQRRGVCTRVYTTTPKKPNSALRKVARVKLSSQIEVTAYIPGEGHNLQEHSIVLVRGGRVKDLPGVRYRIVRGSLDTQGVKGRQQARSKYGAKREKK, from the coding sequence GTGCCGACTATCCAACAGCTCGTCCGCAAGGGACGGCATGTCAATACAGCAGGATCGGACGCTCCTGCCCTCAAGGGCAGCCCGCAGCGTCGTGGAGTGTGCACCCGTGTGTACACCACTACCCCCAAGAAGCCGAACTCGGCTCTTCGCAAGGTCGCTCGTGTCAAGCTTTCGAGCCAGATCGAAGTGACCGCATACATCCCGGGCGAGGGACACAACCTGCAGGAGCACTCGATCGTGCTCGTGCGCGGTGGCCGCGTCAAGGATCTGCCCGGTGTTCGCTACCGGATCGTCCGCGGTTCGCTCGACACCCAGGGTGTCAAGGGTCGCCAGCAGGCCCGCAGCAAGTACGGTGCGAAGAGGGAGAAGAAGTAA
- the rpsG gene encoding 30S ribosomal protein S7: MPRKGPAPKRPIVVDPVFSSPLVTQLINKILLDGKRSTAERIVYGALEGTREKNGNDPVVNLKKALDNIRPSLEVRSRRVGGATYQVPIDVRPARSTTLALRWLVGYSRQRREKTMTERLMNEILDAGNGLGAAVKRREDTHKMAESNKAFAHYRW, from the coding sequence ATGCCACGTAAAGGTCCTGCACCCAAGCGACCGATCGTCGTTGACCCGGTCTTCAGCTCACCGCTCGTCACGCAGCTGATCAACAAGATCCTGCTCGACGGCAAGCGCTCGACCGCAGAGCGGATCGTCTACGGTGCCCTCGAAGGCACCCGCGAGAAGAACGGCAACGACCCCGTTGTCAACCTGAAGAAGGCTCTCGACAACATCCGTCCGTCCCTTGAGGTCCGCTCCCGCCGTGTCGGCGGCGCGACCTACCAGGTGCCGATTGATGTTCGCCCGGCTCGTTCGACCACCCTGGCTCTGCGGTGGCTCGTGGGATACTCCCGCCAGCGCCGTGAGAAGACCATGACCGAACGACTCATGAATGAGATCCTGGACGCCGGCAACGGCCTCGGCGCAGCAGTCAAGCGCCGCGAGGATACTCACAAGATGGCCGAATCCAACAAGGCCTTCGCCCACTACCGCTGGTAA
- the fusA gene encoding elongation factor G, with protein MALDVLSDLNKVRNIGIMAHIDAGKTTTTERILFYTGVNYKMGETHDGAGTMDWMDQEKERGITITSAATTCYWDNNQINIIDTPGHVDFTVEVERSLRVLDGAVAVFDGKEGVEPQSETVWRQADKYDVPRVCFVNKMDKLGADFYFTVDTIKERLGAKPLVIQLPIGAESDFAGVVDLLEMKAYVWPDETKMGQDMTEVEIPEDLKDKAVQYRAQLVEDVAESSEELMEKYLEGEELTTADVKAGIRELVIKSQAFPVMCGSAYKNKGVQPMLNAVIDYLPSPLDVPPMIGHNPNNDEEELTRKPSTDEPFSALAFKVASHPFFGSLTYVRVYSGHVKSGEQVLNTSSGKKERVGKLFQMHSNKENPVEEAFAGHIYAFIGLKETTTGDTLSDPANPIALESMTFPEPVISVAIEPKTKGDQEKLSSAIQKFVKEDPTYQVELDDETGQTVIRGMGELHLDILVDRMRREFKVEANVGKPQVAYRETIRRTVEKYDYTHKKQTGGSGQFAKVQVTFEPLEVEGDTIYEFENAITGGRVPREYIPSVDAGIQDAMQFGALAGYPMVGVKATLVDGAYHDVDSSEMAFKIAGSMVFKEAVQRANPVLLEPVMDVEVRTPEEYMGDVIGDLNSRRGQIQSMDDASGVKVVKAVVPLSEMFGYIGDLRSKTQGRAVYSMTFSSYAEVPKAVAEEIIQKVRGGE; from the coding sequence GTGGCACTTGACGTGCTCAGCGACCTGAACAAGGTCCGTAATATCGGCATCATGGCCCACATCGATGCCGGTAAGACAACTACGACCGAACGCATCCTCTTCTACACCGGCGTGAACTACAAGATGGGTGAGACCCACGACGGCGCCGGCACCATGGACTGGATGGACCAGGAGAAGGAGCGCGGCATCACGATCACGTCGGCCGCGACGACCTGCTACTGGGACAACAACCAGATCAACATCATCGACACCCCCGGTCACGTTGACTTCACGGTCGAGGTCGAGCGTTCGCTGCGCGTCCTCGACGGCGCTGTCGCTGTGTTCGACGGCAAGGAGGGCGTTGAGCCCCAGTCCGAGACCGTGTGGCGTCAGGCCGACAAGTACGATGTTCCGCGCGTCTGCTTCGTCAACAAGATGGACAAGCTCGGTGCTGACTTCTACTTCACCGTCGACACCATCAAGGAGCGCCTCGGCGCGAAGCCGCTGGTCATCCAGCTGCCGATCGGTGCCGAAAGCGACTTCGCCGGTGTCGTCGACCTGCTTGAGATGAAGGCCTACGTCTGGCCCGATGAGACCAAGATGGGTCAGGACATGACCGAGGTCGAGATCCCCGAGGATCTCAAGGACAAGGCTGTTCAGTACCGTGCGCAGCTCGTCGAGGACGTCGCCGAGAGCTCGGAAGAGCTCATGGAGAAGTACCTCGAGGGCGAAGAGCTCACGACGGCTGACGTCAAGGCCGGTATCCGCGAACTCGTCATCAAGTCCCAGGCCTTCCCCGTCATGTGCGGTTCCGCGTACAAGAACAAGGGCGTGCAGCCCATGCTCAACGCGGTCATCGACTACCTCCCGTCGCCGCTCGACGTGCCTCCGATGATCGGTCACAACCCGAACAACGACGAAGAGGAACTGACCCGCAAGCCTTCGACGGACGAGCCGTTCTCGGCTCTGGCCTTCAAGGTCGCCTCCCACCCGTTCTTCGGCTCGCTGACCTATGTGCGCGTGTACTCCGGTCACGTCAAGTCCGGTGAGCAGGTGCTCAACACCTCGTCGGGTAAGAAGGAGCGCGTCGGCAAGCTCTTCCAGATGCACTCCAACAAGGAGAACCCTGTCGAAGAGGCATTCGCCGGCCACATCTACGCGTTCATCGGTCTCAAGGAGACCACGACGGGTGACACCCTCAGCGACCCGGCGAACCCGATCGCTCTCGAATCGATGACCTTCCCGGAGCCTGTGATCTCCGTGGCCATCGAGCCGAAGACCAAGGGCGACCAGGAGAAGCTGTCCTCGGCCATCCAGAAGTTCGTCAAGGAAGACCCGACCTACCAGGTCGAGCTTGACGACGAGACCGGCCAGACCGTCATCCGCGGAATGGGCGAGCTGCACCTCGACATCCTCGTCGACCGCATGCGTCGCGAGTTCAAGGTCGAGGCGAACGTCGGCAAGCCGCAGGTCGCCTACCGTGAGACCATCCGCCGCACTGTCGAGAAGTACGATTACACCCACAAGAAGCAGACGGGTGGATCGGGACAGTTCGCGAAGGTCCAGGTCACCTTCGAGCCCCTCGAGGTCGAAGGCGATACGATTTACGAGTTCGAGAATGCCATCACGGGCGGACGCGTTCCGCGCGAGTACATTCCGAGCGTCGACGCCGGCATCCAGGACGCCATGCAGTTCGGTGCCCTCGCCGGTTACCCCATGGTGGGTGTCAAGGCCACTCTGGTCGACGGCGCCTACCACGATGTCGACTCTTCGGAGATGGCATTCAAGATCGCCGGTTCGATGGTCTTCAAGGAGGCCGTCCAGCGGGCGAACCCGGTTCTTCTCGAACCGGTCATGGACGTCGAGGTGCGTACCCCTGAGGAATACATGGGTGACGTCATCGGCGACCTGAATTCCCGGCGTGGACAGATTCAGTCGATGGACGATGCTTCCGGTGTGAAGGTCGTCAAGGCTGTGGTCCCGCTCTCGGAGATGTTCGGTTACATCGGTGATCTGCGGTCGAAGACCCAGGGCCGTGCGGTGTACTCGATGACGTTCTCCAGCTATGCGGAGGTCCCGAAGGCTGTTGCCGAGGAGATCATCCAGAAGGTGCGCGGCGGAGAGTAA
- the tuf gene encoding elongation factor Tu — protein sequence MAKASFERTKPHVNIGTIGHVDHGKTTLTAAITKVLADQYPDLNEARAFDQVDNAPEEKERGITINVSHVEYQTEKRHYAHVDAPGHADYVKNMITGAAQMDGAILVVAATDGPMPQTREHVLLARQVGVPYIVVALNKSDMVDDEELLELVEFEVRDLLSSQEFDGDNAPVVPVSALKALEGDEKWVKSVQDLMAAVDENVPEPERDVDKPFLMPVEDVFTITGRGTVVTGRVERGVLLPNDEIEIVGIKEKSSKTTVTAIEMFRKTLPDARAGENVGLLLRGTKREDVERGQVIVKPGSITPHTKFEAQVYILSKDEGGRHNPFYSNYRPQFYFRTTDVTGVITLPEGTEMVMPGDNTDMSVELIQPIAMEDGLRFAIREGGRTVGAGRVTKINA from the coding sequence GTGGCAAAGGCTAGTTTCGAACGGACTAAGCCGCACGTCAACATCGGCACCATCGGCCACGTTGACCACGGAAAGACCACCCTGACCGCCGCGATCACCAAGGTCCTGGCGGATCAGTACCCGGATCTCAACGAGGCACGCGCCTTCGACCAGGTCGACAACGCACCTGAGGAGAAGGAGCGCGGCATCACCATCAACGTCTCGCACGTTGAGTACCAGACGGAGAAGCGTCACTACGCTCACGTCGATGCCCCGGGTCACGCCGACTACGTGAAGAACATGATCACCGGTGCCGCTCAGATGGACGGTGCGATCCTCGTCGTTGCCGCCACCGACGGCCCGATGCCCCAGACGCGTGAGCATGTGCTGCTCGCTCGTCAGGTCGGCGTTCCCTACATCGTCGTGGCTCTGAACAAGTCCGACATGGTCGACGACGAAGAGCTCCTCGAGCTCGTCGAATTCGAGGTTCGCGATCTGCTCTCGAGCCAGGAGTTCGACGGAGACAACGCTCCGGTCGTTCCTGTGTCCGCTCTCAAGGCGCTGGAAGGCGACGAGAAGTGGGTCAAGAGCGTCCAGGATCTCATGGCTGCCGTCGATGAGAACGTGCCGGAGCCGGAGCGCGACGTCGACAAGCCGTTCCTCATGCCCGTTGAGGACGTCTTCACGATCACCGGTCGTGGAACCGTCGTCACCGGTCGTGTCGAGCGCGGCGTCCTCCTGCCGAACGACGAAATCGAAATCGTCGGCATCAAGGAGAAGTCGTCCAAGACGACCGTCACCGCCATCGAGATGTTCCGCAAGACCCTGCCGGATGCCCGTGCAGGTGAGAACGTCGGTCTGCTGCTTCGCGGAACCAAGCGCGAAGACGTGGAGCGCGGTCAGGTCATCGTGAAGCCGGGTTCGATCACCCCGCACACCAAGTTCGAAGCTCAGGTCTACATCCTGAGCAAGGACGAGGGCGGACGTCACAACCCGTTCTACTCGAACTACCGTCCGCAGTTCTACTTCCGGACCACGGACGTCACCGGCGTCATCACGCTGCCTGAGGGCACCGAGATGGTCATGCCCGGCGACAACACCGACATGTCGGTCGAGCTCATCCAGCCGATCGCTATGGAGGACGGCCTCCGCTTCGCTATCCGCGAGGGTGGACGCACCGTCGGCGCCGGTCGAGTCACCAAGATCAACGCCTGA
- the rpsJ gene encoding 30S ribosomal protein S10: MAGQKIRIRLKSYDHAVIDSAARKIVDTVTRAGATVVGPVPLPTEKNVYCVIRSPHKYKDSREHFEMRTHKRLIDIVDPTPKAVDSLMRLDLADDVNIEIKL; encoded by the coding sequence ATGGCGGGACAGAAGATCCGCATTCGGCTCAAGTCGTACGACCACGCTGTGATTGACAGTGCTGCACGCAAGATCGTGGACACCGTCACTCGCGCAGGTGCGACTGTTGTGGGCCCCGTGCCGTTGCCAACGGAGAAGAACGTTTACTGCGTCATCCGTTCGCCGCACAAATACAAGGACAGCCGTGAGCATTTCGAAATGCGCACGCACAAGCGTCTGATCGACATCGTCGACCCGACGCCGAAGGCAGTCGACTCGCTGATGCGTCTCGACCTCGCTGACGACGTCAACATCGAGATCAAGCTCTAA
- the rplC gene encoding 50S ribosomal protein L3, which yields MANTRSSALPTTRKVKGLLGTKLGMTQVWDEQNNLVPVTVVATGNNVVTQVRNEETDGYPAVQIAFGEIDPRKVNKPTAGHFEKAGVTPRRHLVELRTADAADYALGQELGVDTFEAGLKVDVTAKTKGKGTAGVMKRHGFSGVGASHGQHRNHRKPGSIGGAATPGRVFKGMRMAGRMGAVKHTTQNLTIHAVDNENNFLLIKGAVPGPKGGVVLVRSAAKEA from the coding sequence ATGGCGAACACTCGTTCATCCGCTCTCCCGACCACCCGCAAGGTCAAGGGCCTTCTGGGAACCAAGCTGGGTATGACCCAGGTCTGGGATGAGCAGAACAACCTCGTGCCGGTGACCGTCGTGGCCACCGGAAACAACGTCGTAACTCAGGTCCGCAACGAGGAAACCGATGGTTACCCCGCTGTGCAGATCGCGTTCGGCGAGATCGATCCTCGCAAGGTCAACAAGCCGACTGCAGGCCACTTCGAGAAGGCCGGCGTGACCCCACGCCGTCACCTCGTCGAGCTGCGCACTGCAGATGCTGCTGACTACGCGCTCGGCCAGGAACTCGGCGTCGACACGTTCGAAGCCGGACTCAAGGTCGATGTGACCGCGAAGACCAAGGGCAAGGGAACCGCCGGTGTCATGAAGCGTCACGGCTTCTCCGGTGTCGGTGCCTCCCACGGTCAGCACCGCAACCACCGCAAGCCAGGTTCGATCGGCGGAGCCGCGACACCTGGTCGCGTGTTCAAGGGTATGCGCATGGCCGGCCGTATGGGCGCTGTCAAGCACACCACCCAGAACCTCACGATCCACGCCGTGGACAACGAGAACAACTTCCTGCTCATCAAGGGCGCCGTTCCCGGCCCCAAGGGTGGAGTCGTCCTCGTTCGCTCGGCCGCGAAGGAGGCCTGA
- the rplD gene encoding 50S ribosomal protein L4 has product MTDVKTVDVIDAAGAKAGSVDLPAEVFGVPTNVPLIHQVVVAQLAAARQGTHKTKTRSEVRGGGRKPYRQKGTGNARQGSIRAPQYNGGGIVHGPVPRDYSQRTPKKMKAAALRGALSDRARLDQVFVMKNLVTGDAPSTKQAKAALAGLSERKNTLVVLDRDDELNYLSVRNLPHVHVLTADQLNTYDVLLADDIVFTEAALAAFLSGNRKSEDAS; this is encoded by the coding sequence ATGACTGATGTCAAGACAGTCGACGTCATCGATGCCGCTGGTGCCAAGGCCGGCTCCGTTGATCTGCCCGCCGAGGTCTTCGGCGTGCCGACCAATGTGCCCCTGATCCACCAGGTCGTCGTTGCACAGCTGGCTGCGGCCCGTCAGGGTACGCACAAGACGAAGACCCGCTCCGAAGTTCGCGGCGGCGGTCGCAAGCCCTACCGTCAGAAGGGAACCGGCAACGCCCGTCAGGGTTCGATCCGCGCTCCTCAGTACAACGGCGGTGGAATCGTGCACGGACCGGTCCCGCGCGACTACTCGCAGCGGACCCCCAAGAAGATGAAGGCCGCCGCTCTGCGCGGAGCCCTGTCGGATCGTGCACGCCTCGATCAGGTCTTCGTGATGAAGAACCTGGTCACCGGCGACGCCCCGTCGACCAAGCAGGCGAAGGCCGCACTGGCCGGTCTGTCCGAACGCAAGAACACCCTCGTGGTGCTCGATCGTGACGACGAGCTCAACTACCTGAGCGTGCGCAATCTGCCCCACGTCCACGTGCTCACCGCCGATCAGCTCAACACCTATGATGTGCTGCTCGCCGATGACATCGTGTTCACCGAGGCAGCTCTGGCCGCGTTCCTGAGCGGAAACCGCAAATCGGAGGACGCATCATGA
- the rplW gene encoding 50S ribosomal protein L23, producing MSLNFKDPRDIIVAPVVSEKTYSLMDEGKYTFLVDQDSNKTEIKQAIETIFDVQVAKVNTLNRQGKRRRTRTGWGKRKDTKRAIVALKDGSIDIFGGSL from the coding sequence ATGAGTCTGAACTTCAAGGACCCGCGCGACATCATCGTCGCACCGGTCGTCTCGGAGAAGACCTACAGCCTGATGGACGAAGGCAAGTACACCTTCCTCGTCGACCAGGACTCGAACAAAACCGAGATCAAGCAAGCCATTGAAACGATCTTCGATGTGCAGGTCGCCAAGGTCAACACCCTGAACCGTCAGGGCAAGCGCCGCCGCACCCGCACCGGTTGGGGAAAGCGCAAGGACACCAAGCGTGCCATTGTCGCCCTCAAGGACGGATCGATCGACATCTTCGGTGGATCGCTCTAA
- the rplB gene encoding 50S ribosomal protein L2, with amino-acid sequence MGIRKHKPTTPGRRGSSVADFVEVTRSTPEKSLLRPLPKRGGRNSQGRVTTRHQGGGHKRQYRVIDFRRHDKDGVPAKVAHIEYDPNRTARIALLHYADGEKRYIIAPQNLKQGAQVEAGPGADIKPGNNLALRNIPVGTVVHAVEMRPGGGAKIARSAGSSVQLVAKYGRFAQLRMPSGEIRNVDARCRATIGEVGNAEQSNISWGKAGRMRWKGKRPTVRGVVMNPIDHPHGGGEGRTSGGRHPVSPWGQLEGRTRRPNKESDKYIVRRRRTGKKR; translated from the coding sequence ATGGGAATCCGTAAGCACAAGCCGACGACCCCGGGCCGCCGTGGCTCGTCGGTCGCCGACTTCGTCGAAGTGACCCGGTCTACACCGGAGAAGTCGCTTCTGCGCCCGCTGCCCAAGCGCGGCGGCCGCAACAGCCAGGGACGCGTGACCACCCGCCATCAGGGCGGCGGTCACAAGCGTCAGTACCGTGTCATCGACTTCCGCCGCCATGACAAAGATGGCGTTCCGGCGAAGGTCGCGCACATCGAATATGACCCGAATCGTACGGCTCGCATCGCTCTGCTGCACTATGCAGACGGAGAGAAGCGCTACATCATCGCCCCGCAGAACCTCAAGCAGGGCGCTCAGGTGGAAGCCGGACCGGGTGCAGACATCAAGCCGGGCAACAACCTTGCCCTGCGCAACATCCCAGTCGGCACCGTGGTGCACGCAGTTGAAATGCGTCCCGGTGGCGGTGCCAAGATCGCTCGTTCTGCCGGTTCGTCCGTGCAGCTCGTGGCGAAGTACGGCCGTTTCGCACAGCTGCGGATGCCTTCGGGCGAAATCCGCAACGTCGATGCGCGCTGCCGTGCGACTATCGGCGAGGTCGGCAATGCCGAGCAGTCGAACATCAGCTGGGGCAAAGCAGGCCGCATGCGTTGGAAGGGCAAGCGCCCGACCGTCCGCGGTGTCGTGATGAACCCGATCGATCACCCGCATGGTGGTGGCGAGGGCCGTACTTCGGGTGGTCGTCACCCAGTCAGCCCGTGGGGTCAGTTGGAGGGCCGCACACGCCGGCCGAACAAAGAGAGCGACAAGTACATCGTGCGCCGTCGCCGGACCGGCAAGAAGCGCTGA
- the rpsS gene encoding 30S ribosomal protein S19 codes for MPRSLKKGPFVDEHLFQKVARQNEKNTKNVIKTWSRRSMIIPDFLGHTIAVHDGRKHVPVFITESMVGHKLGEFAPTRTFRGHEKDDRKGRRR; via the coding sequence ATGCCTCGTAGCCTCAAAAAGGGTCCTTTCGTCGACGAACACCTCTTCCAGAAGGTGGCTCGTCAGAACGAGAAGAACACCAAAAATGTCATCAAAACATGGTCTCGTCGCTCGATGATCATCCCGGACTTCCTGGGACACACCATCGCAGTACATGACGGACGCAAGCATGTCCCCGTCTTCATCACTGAGTCGATGGTCGGACACAAGCTCGGCGAGTTCGCACCGACACGGACGTTCCGTGGCCACGAAAAGGACGATCGCAAGGGTCGCCGCCGCTGA
- the rplV gene encoding 50S ribosomal protein L22, translated as MEAKAKARYLRVTPRKARRVIDLIRGQQATEALAVLKFAEQSASDPIYKLVASGIANARVRADEEGVAFDENELVISEAFVDEGPTMKRFRPRAQGRAFRIEKRTSHVTVVLASGDDLPQRKSRKGNR; from the coding sequence ATGGAAGCCAAGGCTAAGGCGCGGTACCTGCGCGTTACGCCTCGCAAGGCTCGGCGCGTCATCGACCTCATTCGTGGTCAGCAGGCGACCGAAGCACTTGCAGTGTTGAAGTTTGCAGAACAGTCGGCATCAGATCCGATTTACAAGCTCGTGGCCTCCGGCATCGCCAATGCGCGTGTCCGGGCCGACGAGGAAGGCGTTGCGTTCGACGAGAACGAACTGGTCATCTCCGAAGCCTTCGTGGACGAGGGGCCGACCATGAAGCGGTTCCGTCCGCGTGCCCAGGGTCGCGCTTTTCGCATCGAGAAGCGCACCAGCCACGTGACAGTGGTCCTGGCCAGCGGTGACGACCTGCCTCAGCGCAAGAGCCGGAAGGGGAACCGTTAA
- the rpsC gene encoding 30S ribosomal protein S3, which produces MGQKINPNGFRLGITTDHKSKWFADSTKPGQRYRDYVLEDVKIRQMMNTGLERAGISKVNIERTRDRVRVDIHTARPGIVIGRRGAEADRIRGQLEKLTGKQIQLNILEVKNPEVDAQLVAQGVAEQLASRVAFRRAMRKAIQSAQRAGAKGIRVQCSGRLGGAEMSRSEFYREGRVPLHTLRANIDFGVHEAHTTFGRIGVKVWIYKGDMTDKELAAEQAKAPAARGPRGRGRGRGGRGRGQEGAPRRGDQARNTENSAEAPAAEAGSEG; this is translated from the coding sequence ATGGGCCAGAAGATCAATCCGAATGGATTCCGACTCGGAATCACCACGGATCACAAGTCGAAGTGGTTCGCTGACTCGACCAAGCCGGGGCAGCGCTACCGCGACTACGTGCTCGAAGATGTCAAGATCCGCCAGATGATGAACACCGGCCTCGAACGGGCCGGCATCTCGAAGGTCAACATCGAGCGCACGCGTGACCGTGTCCGCGTCGACATCCACACCGCACGCCCGGGCATCGTCATCGGCCGTCGCGGAGCCGAAGCAGACCGCATCCGCGGTCAGCTCGAAAAGCTCACCGGCAAGCAGATTCAGCTCAACATCCTTGAGGTGAAGAACCCCGAGGTCGACGCTCAGCTCGTCGCTCAGGGTGTTGCCGAGCAGCTCGCCAGCCGCGTGGCCTTCCGCCGTGCGATGCGCAAGGCGATCCAGAGCGCCCAGCGCGCAGGTGCCAAGGGCATCCGCGTGCAGTGCTCCGGCCGCCTCGGCGGTGCTGAGATGAGCCGGTCCGAGTTCTACCGCGAAGGTCGTGTGCCGCTGCACACCCTGCGCGCGAACATCGACTTCGGCGTTCACGAAGCCCACACCACTTTCGGACGCATCGGCGTCAAGGTGTGGATCTACAAGGGCGACATGACCGACAAGGAGCTTGCCGCCGAGCAGGCCAAGGCTCCTGCTGCTCGTGGCCCGCGTGGCCGTGGGCGCGGTCGTGGAGGCCGCGGACGTGGTCAGGAAGGCGCACCGCGCCGTGGCGACCAGGCCCGTAATACTGAGAACAGCGCCGAAGCCCCCGCGGCTGAGGCCGGATCGGAGGGCTGA
- the rplP gene encoding 50S ribosomal protein L16: MLIPRRVKFRKQHHPNRGGAAKGGTTVSFGDYGIQALEPAYVTNRQIEAARIAMTRYIKRGGKVWINIYPDHPLTKKPAETRMGSGKGSPEWWIANVKPGRVMFELGGVSEEVAREALRLAIHKLPLKARIVAREGGE, encoded by the coding sequence ATGCTGATCCCTCGTCGAGTGAAATTCCGCAAGCAGCACCACCCCAACCGGGGCGGCGCCGCCAAGGGAGGCACGACGGTGTCCTTCGGTGACTACGGCATCCAGGCTCTCGAGCCAGCTTACGTCACCAACCGTCAGATCGAGGCCGCACGTATTGCCATGACACGCTACATCAAGCGCGGCGGCAAGGTGTGGATCAACATCTACCCTGATCACCCGCTGACGAAGAAGCCTGCCGAAACCCGCATGGGTTCCGGTAAGGGTTCGCCGGAGTGGTGGATCGCCAATGTCAAACCCGGTCGAGTCATGTTCGAACTCGGCGGTGTGTCCGAGGAAGTTGCTCGCGAGGCTCTGCGCCTGGCGATCCATAAGCTTCCGCTGAAGGCCCGTATCGTGGCCCGCGAAGGTGGTGAGTGA
- the rpmC gene encoding 50S ribosomal protein L29, with translation MAIGSKNLSIDALDGYDNERLQEELKKAKAELFNLRFQSATGQLESHGRLKAVRRDIARIYTVLNERELDIRPNPADAKEESK, from the coding sequence ATGGCAATCGGTTCGAAGAACCTTTCCATCGACGCGCTTGACGGTTACGACAACGAGCGTCTGCAGGAAGAGCTCAAGAAGGCCAAGGCCGAGCTGTTCAACCTGCGTTTCCAGTCGGCCACCGGCCAGCTGGAGAGCCACGGTCGCCTCAAGGCCGTGCGTCGCGACATCGCTCGTATCTACACCGTGCTCAACGAACGGGAGCTGGACATCCGTCCGAACCCCGCTGATGCCAAGGAAGAGAGCAAGTGA
- the rpsQ gene encoding 30S ribosomal protein S17 has translation MAETTNTEATAAERNSRKTARGYVVSDKMDKTIVVEVEERMKHRLYGKVMRKSVKYKVHDEENTAGIGDLVLVAETRPLSAAKRWRLVEIVERAK, from the coding sequence ATGGCGGAGACCACGAATACCGAGGCCACTGCTGCGGAACGCAACTCCCGCAAGACCGCACGTGGTTACGTCGTATCCGACAAGATGGACAAGACCATCGTCGTCGAGGTTGAGGAGCGCATGAAGCACCGCCTCTACGGCAAGGTCATGCGCAAGTCGGTCAAGTACAAGGTTCACGACGAAGAGAACACCGCCGGCATCGGCGACCTCGTCCTCGTGGCCGAGACGCGGCCCCTTTCGGCCGCGAAGCGTTGGCGGCTCGTCGAAATCGTCGAACGCGCCAAGTAG
- the rplN gene encoding 50S ribosomal protein L14, which produces MIQQESRLKVADNTGAKQILAIRILGGSGRRYASIGDTIVATVKDAIPGGNVKKGDVVKAVIVRTAKERRRPDGSYIKFDENAAVILKNDEEPRGTRIFGPVGRELRDKKFMKIVSLAPEVL; this is translated from the coding sequence GTGATTCAGCAAGAGTCGCGACTCAAAGTCGCCGACAACACTGGCGCCAAGCAGATCCTGGCAATCAGGATCCTGGGTGGCTCCGGTCGGCGCTACGCCTCGATCGGTGACACCATCGTGGCGACCGTCAAGGATGCGATCCCTGGCGGCAATGTGAAGAAGGGTGACGTCGTCAAGGCCGTCATCGTTCGCACTGCCAAGGAACGTCGTCGTCCCGACGGCTCCTACATCAAGTTCGATGAGAATGCAGCTGTCATCCTCAAGAACGATGAGGAACCGCGCGGAACCCGTATCTTCGGGCCCGTGGGACGCGAACTCCGCGACAAGAAGTTCATGAAGATCGTCTCCCTGGCACCGGAGGTGTTGTGA